The genomic DNA TGGAGTCCACATGCACGTTTGGTCTACGGACGGGCTTCCGGAATCGGCCCACTTCGAGTTCTGGCGGGATGTGATCTGCGAGGCGTTCGCGGCGCTCGACCCGAAAGCTGCCGTCCGATCCAGGGCCTTTCCGAGTTCGGTCGCCTTGGACAGCTTCGGCGACGTCAACGTTGCCCGCATCAGGTCCTGCGCCCAGTCCGTGCGACGCGGAGCCGACCAGATTCGTGTCGATCCCCAAGACAGGTTGTTCATCAACCTTCAGCTCGCGGGTGCCGGCCGCGTGGTTCAAGAAGGTCGCGCGGTGTTCGTGCCCGCGGGCAGCTTCACCATCGTGGATACGGCACGGCCGTATCGTCTGGAATTTGAAGATGCGTTCGAAGTGCTGTCCTTGCGTCTTCCTCGCAAACGACTGCTTCCCTTCATGGCGAGGCCGGACGAGGTCCTCGCCCGACCCGTGGATGGCCAGAAGGGCATGGGCCGCGTCGCCGTCAGCTTCATGCAACTGTTGCTGGATCAACCGGACGATCTCGCATCCGATCAGCGCGCCGAAATCGCCACGCACCTATGCGATTTGATTGCATCGGCCACCCGCCAGGCAACGCCGAAAAAGCATATCGGGCGAGAGCGCGTACGCCATGACTTCGTGGAGTCTGCTATCGAAGTGCTTCGCGCCTCGCTGGCGGACCCTGACTTGAACGTCGACTCACTCACGCGCCGCTTCGGGGTTTCAACGCGCTATGTGCAGCAAGCGTTCGCGGACGCAGGTCTAACGGTAGCCGCGCATATCCGCACGCTTCGACTCGAGCGATGCGCGCACGACCTGGCCAACCGGCATGACAGCAGTTCG from Nevskia ramosa DSM 11499 includes the following:
- a CDS encoding helix-turn-helix domain-containing protein codes for the protein MHVWSTDGLPESAHFEFWRDVICEAFAALDPKAAVRSRAFPSSVALDSFGDVNVARIRSCAQSVRRGADQIRVDPQDRLFINLQLAGAGRVVQEGRAVFVPAGSFTIVDTARPYRLEFEDAFEVLSLRLPRKRLLPFMARPDEVLARPVDGQKGMGRVAVSFMQLLLDQPDDLASDQRAEIATHLCDLIASATRQATPKKHIGRERVRHDFVESAIEVLRASLADPDLNVDSLTRRFGVSTRYVQQAFADAGLTVAAHIRTLRLERCAHDLANRHDSSSIQAIAVRWGFSDVPHFTRVFGQHFGCAPSSFRRHSRNSEYRS